The Nymphaea colorata isolate Beijing-Zhang1983 chromosome 5, ASM883128v2, whole genome shotgun sequence DNA segment TATATCCTTTACAATTTTGGGGACTTTTTTTTGGACTttgtcaatgaaaatgaaaggtagATAGGTAAATTCTCTGTACTATCTTGTGAGTTTGTAGTTCATTTCTCTTGTGACGTTATTTGTGGTTATTCTTGATCTGGTTACATCATCATTTCCTGATTGGATTGTTCTTGTTTAATGTGGTCAGTTTTGCATGTCTAGTTTACTAAGCAATTTCACATTCCAATTTAGTTGGCTAGAAATCATGCGGATCCTAGTTCAACTGTGCGTGTACCATCTGTTGGAAGACCATCACTGAGGCCAGTGAAAATACCTCCAGTGATCCCACCTAGTGGGCTAGTTGTTAGACTGCCAGAACATCCAACTCCTGTAACAGATGCTGCTGTGGACaatcaaaaagataaaaggtgcTGGCACACTTTCAGAAGGAAACATTCTTTATTCTAGCATTGTCTATATTAATTTTCACTAAGGCAttctttatattatttgttATCTTGCATGTGTTAATGTGACGAAGACTAATGCTGGTAAAATTCTCAGAGAAATGGGATTGATTTGTGATACtttctatttttctcattttttaagttACTGTGACTATAATATGAGGATATGAAACGTGACAAGTTCATGAATTCACAAGTTccatcattttttgaaaattaggaTGGTCAATGActtgttcaaaattcaaaaaacattatttGAGATATtactaaaagtaagaaaaaaggtTTTGCATCTTCTGTTCTCATACCCACATCCTCTTGTGCAGGCATACACATCAAATATGTTCAAGTATAAATCAAGATAGATGTCTTCAAATGCTTGTAAACTAATATTTTGTCTATTatctgaaacagaaaaaaaaatcactttttacTTTTGGAAAtacttgtctttcttttttgtaatttctatGAGTCGCCAAGTGTGCATGGGTAAGACATGCAACCTATCAAGGCTGAGTTCCCAAATGGTCACCTGGCAGTTTTACTAAGTTAAGTGCGAAATGGATTTTGTTGTCATCATGCTTATTCGCAAGCTTGCAAACAGTTGATGATATTACTAAGTGGCCTCATAGTTTTGGTGTTACTTGATTCTTATCTTCACTACATACCTCTTATAGTTTGCTTTACTTAGTTTTATTCGTCACTTTTTCTCCAAAAACTAATTATTCTATACATTATGCTTTTCACTAAGCACATCATAATGCACAGGCGTCCAACAAATTTAACGAATCCCAGTGGACGAGTACTAGGAAGCCAGCTTGATGCTTCTGCTCTCCAGGATGAGGTCTCTTTCAGATGACCAGAACTAGCTTTTCTTCAACTCAGCAGCATGATGTAATCTGATTGCTGTTGAAATATCTTTCCATGTTGTAACATGGTCATTTTTCAAATGGCAGCTTGATATGTtacaagaggaaaatgaaaatctccttGATAAGGTTCGCTGTCTACTatacttttccatttttaatttattttgaatttgatattcCTGCAACAACTTTTAATGCATTATATGCTGatgtataaaaatattattttcgtGGCATCACAGCTTCGTCTTGTAGAGGAGAGGTATGAAGAAGCAGAAGCAAGGAGAAAACAACTTGAGAAAcaggtatttttttttcttttatcaccTGGGCTACTGTTTGTGTAGAACAGGATAATTCAAGAATTTGATTTAGTTACCTCAAGTTTATTGAGGTATCATATTTTATGATGCTAGTATATTTTCCAAATTTGAACTTGGATAAACTGACTATGGGAGGTATGTTTGGTAGGGgggataataaaaaaaaatatcacatgCCCACTTATTGTCTGATATATATCTTTACTCAATTAGCTGAACAGATGACCAGAAGCTTACCTTATGCCACTATACATACATCTGCCTAAAGTACATTTTGCCTCCTAATCCACAGGTTGCTACCCTGGGTGAAGGTGTATCTTTAGAAGCAAGGCTACTGACCAGGTTGGCATTGTGATTTTACAAATACAAAGTATTTTGCATTGGAAGATGGTGCAAGGTCCCAACATTGTATTTAAGCATTGTGCAATATCactatttattatttatttaacttTGTTTTCCTCTTCAGAAAAGAGGCTGCCCTGCAGGCAAGAGAGGTGCGCAAAAGTATCCTAAACACATCATCACTTAAAATGGAACACTAGATTTAGTATACAATCTATCTAAAAGCCTTGCAACTGGCTTGGTTGGCGTTAACTTTGAGATGACCTGCATCTGATATCCAAATTAAGGAGAACTATGTGCATGTATAGACTAGGAATTAAATGCACTCCCCTGCAAGTAAGCTACGCGTTGAACACCTCCTTCCTTTCCATTTGAATACTCAATTTATCAGGTGAAATATTGTTCTTGGACACAAATTATATCCACGACAGTTTGAACCTAATGTTCTTGATGTAGTTTTCATGACAGGCTGCCTTAAGAGCTGCGGCGCAGAATAAAGATATAAAGAATAAGGAAATTGCAACTACTCGGATAGAAATGGAGGTACCATAGACCTCACAtaggggcattttttttttattgatatttaaTTGATTAGACTAAGATATGTTTATGATTTGTTGTAACATTCCTAGCAAGCAAGAGACGAAGCACAATATGCTGCCGAACAGCTCCGAGAAGCAGAGAATGAGGTAAAGGCACTTCGTTCAATGACGCAGAGAATGATACTTACGCAGGAAGAAATGGTAAGCCTAAAGTTTCACAGGTTTGGAGTATGTTAACTCTTTGATATAATTTTTTAGCTGAAGCCATTGCTGATCTGTTTGTTAGGAAGAGGTGGTTCTGAAGAGATGTTGGCTTGCTTGGTACTGGAGCTTATGTGTTCGCCATGGTAGTGTTTCAGCTTTCCTAGAAGTGTTTTTTTTGGTGGATGCAACAAGTATCTTTCTTTACAATAAACTCCAAATATATGGTACTCGCTGAACAACAGTTTTGTAGCAAAGTATGTTGCTCGAATTTTTAACATGAAAGGTAGTAAGTGCTAGAACAAGAATCTAATGTAATAATATACCCATATTGTCATAATTTCATCAGTTCTCTTGTTTATTTGCTCCTAATTTTTGCCACAAGTTTAATTTCTTAGTTTAATCCATTTCTGTATTTTCTCAGGCATAAGCTTATACTTCTAGAAATTTCTTTTCCTCATAGGTTGAATGACTGCGTATGTCACGCTAGTTAAACTTCTACTTTGTTATAGTACTGTCTGCAAAACTCTATGATTGGAGAGGAGGGGCCCACGAGTTTCTTAGCTGTCCTCCAAGTGGCATTTTCCAGTGGTGGTGTGCAGGTCCTGTCACGAGCTAGCAATCCATGTGGAGCTTGGCATGAGGCATGCTTACGCAAGCTGGTGGATGGTGTGTGCAAGAAGGGGCCATCCCTTATAGTTGATGTAGTTGAAGCTTAGTTGAAGGTGTCGCCTAGGCGTGGACTAGTTGTCAGTCCACATCCCATGCCTAAGCAAAAgcaatgttgtacgtatcgtacgatacgggcccgtATCGATTTCCTTTTACGGTACGCTACAGccccctgtatcgtaaatggggggtgtatcggccctgtatcgcatgtatcgtacgatatagggtaattttgaaaaagggcTACTCGACGcctcctttttcactttttctttaaaacgtTCGAGGGTTCTTCATTTGTAACGTGGGGATTGTGCGTCCAAGGGGGGAGATTATcaattttcaccgtgaaatcgaagattaaAGGGTCGATTTCTGCttgggtggttgattttcgttgggaggaaatgagttttcttcatttcttcttcgtgaggtatgaaatttcatgtttttaccatatattcataattttttaccatacaatcgtagattgaaagattttgaatgtttttcattaagtttaccataggacttcgttttttttttttttgaagatatggatcctacatggcaatggtagcttttgtgggaatacattttcaggagggattggtagaatgaaacaccatttggcagggacctccaaagatgcgtctccttgtgttggaagaccaaacaaacctttgcctccatttgtgcgtaagcaatgtttagatatgcctcatgctttacatcaaaagaggatacaaaaagaaattgaagaggcagatgtaggctacaatgagcctttggaagatgaaaaagaagaggaagaagcttatgaatgtgatgatgaagatgatagcagtctaagaacagatttggagacctcaagaggtagagatcttAGAGAAAAAGggatcatgtatgaaggaggtcgatcgggcgtaacgggaaggaagagaagaggcacagcagttagggccaggcgtggtatgcgaccacctagtggtagagttcctactggtaggtctagtgttggctctatttagggctgcacacgagccgagtcgagctcgagttcagccagctcgagctcggctcgacttaTATTTaaccagctcgagctcgactcgagctcgataCGAGTTTCATTActttaactcgagctcgactcgagaaATTGTTTtgaagctcgagctcgactcgagcggCTCGACTTTTTATTTCTCCTTCACGGTGTTCCTCCAACACCTACCATAAATGCGGCTCGTTTTACAACACCCGATAATGGCATTGCATTAATGCTGCGGGAGAAGAGAGATCTGCAGAGAGAAATCGGCGTGggggagaaaagagaaaaagggaggcaTTGACATTAAATGCCAGAAAAAGTGTGCAtggggagaagagaaaaggtgagaaaaaagaaaaaagggaggaaagaaaaatgagagagaaaaaatgagagagaaaaaggtgtgcgtggggagaagagaaaatgtagagaaaaaagaaaaaagggagggaagaaaaatgagagggaaagaaaacgaaatggaaacaaaaaagaaaaaagggaggaaagaaaaatgagagggaaaaaaaacgaaatgaaaataaaaacgaaaaaaactaaaaaaaaaaattaaaatcaagtcgagtcgagtcgagtttaatcgagtcgagttctttcaactcaaactcgactcgtttatttaCTCGAGCTTAACTTtcttcgagtcgagcccgagttggctcgactcgttgtgcagccctagctctattaagagttttttcccttcatatactagcCTAGGTGatcagccgcagattcgtgctgctatgacatctaaagatatgctatatcaagcacaaaagatggtcgagaaatggttttatgatgcatgtattccatttaatgcagctaatttttttcaattccaagccataGCAggtgcaattgcttctataggccccggattcaaaatgccatcatatcatcagttgaggggtaaaattcttcaagatacagtgaaagaagtgtctgaacattgcgatcaattgaaattatcttggaaggaaacaggttgttccattatgtcagatggatggactgatacaaagttaagaacacttgtaaattttcttgtttattgtcctaaaggtacaatgttcttgaaatctcttgacttgtttgatgttcctaagactgctgagattttgttcaatgtttttgataatgtcgtacaaaaAGTtagacctgcaaacattgtacagtttattgcagataatgctgcaaattatagagctgtaAGAGATTTGctatttcaaaagtatggaacattcttttggagtccatgtgccactcattgtgttaatcttatgcttcaagatcttaatgagatgcgtgatatgaaatcagccattgaccaatgtcaagaggtaacaaaatttatctataatcatgcatatgtattgagtttgatgagaaagtttacaaaaggagttgaaatgatacgacctgcacaaactagatttgccacaaatgtattgactgtgcagagtgtggtgaaacaaagaactcctttgaggcagatgttcgctagtgaagaatgggctgcatatccacatgctcataaaagaaatgcttcttcagttgtggatatcatatttaataacgaattttgggaatcatgtgtgaagctattgaaggtttgtgttccattagtgaaAGTCCTTAGGTTAGCTGACAGCGAGGATAGGCCTTCCATatggtacttatatgaggccatggataaagcaaaagagacaattcgagacaacttaaaaggaaagaaaaagttatatatgcccatatggaagatgatagataaaaggtggactggacaacttcatcagcttcttcatgcagcagcttactatctaaatcctacaattagattttctcctacatttaagaatGACAGAGAAGTCTTAAGtggtttgttggattgtattaacGTGTTAGTGGCAGATTCTAGAGAACAATATGCCGTCagcaatgagttggatctatatgatacttgttatcGGGGCATGGGACAACCTGTcgccgttcgagccaggacaaccatgcgtccaggtaaatacatagaaatgtttaatttactttgcatttgttacatttgattcttttagaactttcacattgatttgttataatgttatatttttgtttagatttgtggtggaataggtatgggtttgattgtccaaacctagcacgttttgcaatcaaagtcctcagccagacatgcagtgctagtggatgcgaaaggaactagagtgtgttccaacatatccatagcaaaaaaagaatagactcgaacataaaaggttgaatgaccttgtctttgttcgatataatatgaggttgaaacaaaagTAATATAGTttaatgtttatattttgtgtacaatatatttatatgaaattatatattaacaagttttctcttatgtaacgtagagaattacaaaaaacagcagcaaggaagcacacatctcagttcgatcctatcagcttgaaAAACTTTGACGATCtggagccatggattgaggaagaactagctacaatatttgatgatgaagatcttgaatgcttcaaccttgaagctgaagcaacagaaggctttgttgatgaaggagagtctgctagtgctactgctggtgctgaatatgttggtgaagatcttccaattcttgacgatgaagatgaagaagaagatgaagatgaagatgatgaagattatgaatgatgaatcattatatgtatcgaacgacttaagagttatgaatctatggttgttgaacacttgaatgttttatcactttatggtttatgctttgttgattgaaattgaatgatattgttatgaattttgatgtctatgaaatatgaatgatgaaccgtgaacgcgtaagtttatagcatttagcaataataagtctatcattatctaaaactCGTTTTCTATGAAgactttattatttttaattttttctgattttttttttatgaaattttcgagtttttaaaattttttctgatttattatatatttttttaaaatttacgatacgttacgatatagCGTATCTTAaggcccgaccgatacggcttacgatacacattttacaacattgtgcctaagtccatcacttaggcatGGCGTGTGGGTTTGGCGCCTAGGCTAGACTAGGCATGCTGCGCTTAGTCCATTTGGAAGTTTGGGTGACTTTAGCCTCTGGTacttgatttgttttgcttcccaagACCTGTTATCCCTTGAGTTTAGCTTAATTTTATTGCAGGGAGTTAGATTTGACCCAGTGGTTGcaaaatttatgttgaaaacAGAGAATTTTTGCTATAAGTATATCGgaaaattacaatttgtgcagaaattagattgctCGCAAAGGTCTATCTTTTACCTGAATTGATTGAGTTAGGATTGTAGGTGTGATTTGAGTTCTGCTAATGTATGCATTAGACAGCTTAAGTCAGAGTTGTGTAGGTGTCTTTTACAGTCTTCCtaatttgttcatattcagtTGCCATCTACCATATGTCCAGTTTAGATAGCACATATTCCAAAGTAGgttttattttggttattttctgtttcatgtatatTATTTAGAGGTCAGTTTCAGTTCTACAATAAGAAGTCTATCATCTGGTTTAAATTCAATGgattaaacattttattttgctgttttataagttgattttgactAATCCTAACTTGCTAACATGCTAACTtaacacataaaacataaagctaacattttagaattaaaagTAACTAAGCAAAATTGCAACAACTTTTGGATGCCTTTTTAGGCTAGGCGAGCCTAGCCACCTTGACAACTAAGAGTTGAAGTGGAAGGAGGCCGAGTTGGCGCAGGTTTATCATTGAAAGCGTGGTCAAGCTGATGTGAAGGGCGATCATGTCGTGACCTGAAGCAGGATAGCTGGCAGAGGCAAGCACGGCCAGAGTTCATGCACCCATGGATGAGGGAATTGCTGAGCCGGGCTCGATCATGGCCAATAAGAGGATCTCTTTCTGCAACGGGGACAAGTGTACCTGAGGTCTATTCGGCCGTAGTCAAGGTGATGGCTGAGTGTGGTTCAACCACACAGGTCGTGGATATAAGTTTCCCATGCTCgacatagttggcaaacttgggAATCGGACTCAGATCATCTGTCGACCAGGTTACCGGGTCAGCGAGTTGATTCAACGACTCGACCGGGTcaggtcataaatttttattatagtAATTTTTGTAGTGTATTTTTTCCTCTTGCTTTTATGCATTCAAGTTCATAACATCCTAATGGCAAACTACATAACAAATACAAGAATccaaaaataaagagaacaatCTAATAATCTACCATGGAAAAAAAGAGGGTTGCTTTGGTGACACAGTTTTTCTCTCAAAGTCGACATTGAGAGGAAAAAATGTCCACATTTTAAGTTTTGTGGTTCACGAGTTGGTTCTTTCTAAAAATTAGTTTGAGAATATGTTTCAACTGGAATGTTTGAACATTATCACTGTAAACTGGATCAGACACAACTCAGACGATCCCAATCCGATTTAGTGATTTGGGGCGATCCATGTGATCTAGTCCCGATTTCTTTAAAACATCAGTTTCATATGGGTTAAACCCAGAATCGTGACCCAGGAGCTAAATGGTCTTGATCCGACTTGGGCGATTTCTGAGGTGGATCGccaggtttgccaactatggtgtTTAGGCCACATGGCCACAAGGTGGCCAAGGATCAAGAAGCACTGGGGCCCTCGAACATCTTCGTGCTAGCCTCCCGAGAATGTGCTCGATGTGGCAACATAGCCTCTTCAAGCGCTTTGATCGATGCTTGTCAGGAGTGGCCTGGATGAGGGGTGATGAAATGGATGCAGGCCAAGGTGGGACCACATCACCTCGCTGGTGGCAGGTTACTGGTCTGAGTAAAACTGGTAACCCAGCCTACCCCTATGTAACATCGGTACATGGGAATGGCTGGCCTATGCTGGTAGGACAAATCCATCTGGGTTCTTTTTTGATCAGGTCTGCTTCAGAGCTAGTTTTGGTCCAAAATTTAAGTGGAGGACTTGAGTTTTCATTATTGTCCTCATTTTATCATTAATCTAGTAGGGCTCTATGTATGAGTGCAATTCTTGCTTTCAATGCAATCTGGTTGTAGTTCAGTGGTTTTTTGTGCTAGAACAAAGATAAGCAAGTTGCTAACTGTGGAGGCACATTGGATGCCATTACTGTCACAATCCCATCTTAGTGAGTAACTGAGTGCTAATATGGTGTTGAAGACTGGAACAGTGGTTCATATTGAAGGTGTTGCAGTCGTGAgtcttggagagagaaaagtacTCCATTAATTAATCCTAATctcccttataaaagagattagggtagaaaagggatttacagattacatcaatgAAAAGTACTCCACTCattagcccaagtcatttctgctgcagtttgagccatagccctgtatttggattctgcactagatcttgacaccacaccttgttttttgcttctccacgatATAAGGTTGCCTtccacaaatacacagaatcctgtggtagattttctgtcttcgattgagccagcatagtcagcatcactataaaCTTTCACTTCtagggtcttgccttttgtgaacaaaaggcctttgccaggagacaATTTtagatatttgaccaccatcaaagcagcatcccaatgaacttttctgggtttttccataaattgacttagcttccctactgcaaaactaatgtttGGTCTGGTCACAGTCCACTAATTCTccttggtcatcatgaagatgtatgcgtggattcataggtagattagCCGGTTTAGCTCCCTAGCATCCcagtgtcctgcaataaatgaAGAACATACTTCCGATGAGAGAGAACGACACCATCCTTATTGCGagcaacctctattcccaagaaataatGTAGGGGActaagatctttcgtcacagagtgtttttgaagaaacagctTTGCATCAAAAATTTGTTGATCGGAGTCgcctgtcaggataatatcatcaacataaaccactagaacggtTATACCCCTGgaagtcttcttgataaacagagaatgatcaagggGATATCTCGCAAAGtcacactttgagactacctcagaaaacttgtgaaaccacgcacgaggactctgcttgagtccataaatagctttcttcagtttgcacacttttccacactccccctgtcgttcaaaccctggtggttgttgcagATAGACAgtttcatcaagatcaccatacaaaaagacatttttgacatcaaactGACACATGTGCCAGTTATGGTGTACAACCACTGAAATGATAAGACgtatggttcccaaccgagcaacttgagagaaggtctcaaagaaatccacccCGGAAGTCTgtgtgtagcccttagcaaccaaccgagctttgtatcgttccacagaaccatcagaattatatttcactgtgaatacccacttagagccaacaatgtcacaatcaagAGGAGGGTCAACAAGTTTCCCAGGTGCCTCgctgaactaatgcatccatctcatctttgCATAGCCTGTCTCTACTGGGTATCTAATAAAGCCTGCTGATGACACGTAGGAATTGTATGAGCAGtgagagcttgaataaactgttgcatacttttactcACATcgtcagtagacacaaaatgagatataagaTGTAgagtacattgtcgcttgcctttgcgaagagcaataggtaagtcttgacaggATCAGACGGACTAAGGCTACTCACTTAAGATgaacttacctcctgagaagcggttggcgaaggatcatgagaagggtcATGTCGATGcgtgtagaccagcggaggatcacgaaacttggacactacagcCGGAGAGTCTTTATAAGGAGATTCAAaagggaatgactccaaaggaatatgaggaataggtagtgggtctggtgACCGTGGCATCTCAGTAGTGATATGAGTGGAgctataataaggctgagattcaaaaaatgtgacatctgcactgatatactctttttgagtcaagggatcaaagcatttgtagcctttatggtttctggagtagccaataaagatacatttaatggcttgggcctctaatttatcacgtgtgggtccaagtatgtgaacaaagcatgtgcaaccaaatactttgggagccatTGGAAACAAGGGTTTTTGTGGGTGCACAATTTTAATGGGAACCtggttgtcaatggaggatgaagGTAAACGATTGGTCAAGTAACAAGAAGTGAGAATGGCATCTCCAAAAAATATACAcgtagattagtatgaagcataacGGAACGagcacatttaaaagttggcgatgttttcgctcagctattccattttgctgggaggtatggggacatgtaaactgaggagaaatgccattattagagtaaaacttcattaaggtagatgccttgaactcaaaAGCATTATCAAtgcgaatgcttttaacaaaaataccaaactaggtctttatttcaataataaggtttttgagagtacatacgacttcagacctttccttcaaaaggaagacccaagtgactccagaataatcatcaacaatgacaaggaaataacgaaatcttgacctactagcaactctgctaggaccctacacatcaacatgaagaagatcaaatagtccacaactggacggactaaaactcgatgaataactgctacgggtgtgtttgccaagttgacatgcttcacactggaacgactctggtacTGAAAGATGTGGAAGAagatgacggagcttggagacagatggatgaccaagtctgagatgccactagaaggaggaggacaacgaggtgatcgatgatgctgcaatacccactggatcagacaggaagtagatggcccctttctcatagctaccaccaatcgtcttcccagtttgcaagtcctgaaatgaacataaaccagagtcaaacgtaacacgacaatgtaaatcattaatcaattgtccaaccgataacaaatttgtgggaaacttaggagcatataacacattgggaatagtcatagactgagaaatctcgatatctccataacccataataggtgaccatctaccatctgcaagtctc contains these protein-coding regions:
- the LOC116254999 gene encoding coiled-coil domain-containing protein SCD2-like isoform X3; the encoded protein is MDRVRPKSPLYMREKSISSFKRSQHYDAKTAAQKLAQVMAHQRADDEDDDGDVLSLDYVVTSGVGLSAGKGGRSPSPQLARNHADPSSTVRVPSVGRPSLRPVKIPPVIPPSGLVVRLPEHPTPVTDAAVDNQKDKRRPTNLTNPSGRVLGSQLDASALQDELDMLQEENENLLDKLRLVEERYEEAEARRKQLEKQVATLGEGVSLEARLLTRKEAALQAREAALRAAAQNKDIKNKEIATTRIEMEQARDEAQYAAEQLREAENEVKALRSMTQRMILTQEEMEEVVLKRCWLAWYWSLCVRHDIHVDIAKPRREHWSSLAPHPFEVMVAAGQKAKEDSWKGNNDGLKRDDFARDTNDSTGEGNIESMLVVEKGLKELATLKIEDAVAVAMGQHRYASLTQTSQSASDPKPSLESQNHPESIGMLNPEA
- the LOC116254999 gene encoding coiled-coil domain-containing protein SCD2-like isoform X2 — encoded protein: MDRVRPKSPLYMREKSISSFKRSQHYDAKTAAQKLAQVMAHQRADDEDDDGDVLSLDYVVTSGVGLSAGKGGRSPSPQLARNHADPSSTVRVPSVGRPSLRPVKIPPVIPPSGLVVRLPEHPTPVTDAAVDNQKDKRRPTNLTNPSGRVLGSQLDASALQDELDMLQEENENLLDKLRLVEERYEEAEARRKQLEKQVATLGEGVSLEARLLTRKEAALQAREAALRAAAQNKDIKNKEIATTRIEMEQARDEAQYAAEQLREAENEVKALRSMTQRMILTQEEMEEVVLKRCWLAWYWSLCVRHDIHVDIAKPRREHWSSLAPHPFEVMVAAGQKAKEDSWKGNNDGLKRDDFARDTNDSTGEGNIESMLVVEKGLKELATLKIEDAVAVAMGQHRYASLTQTSQSASDPKPSLESQNHPESIELSQEESEDVLFKQVWLDKFL